A window of the Fulvia fulva chromosome 3, complete sequence genome harbors these coding sequences:
- a CDS encoding Nucleoporin NUP56, protein MAHEKEQIPLSDTEGGEERTAREHLSKTHITHDQNAPRSESASARTLAPEGNGSNGATTTGAAQSLHRKRSHEEIDADSQERSQPPRHHARKRSRDSTAEEDELNNGQRKTSGERARDGNETIEADHEHAQVNGAAKPPRATTPDRHEQKRAEDAAEAVASPKTKRSRLHSTTAEDKYVAIAQAANAEKIAESAVSDSQGDVKAEGTTKIPPTSGFANASVTSPFGSLSGSKSPIKSPASEAQTSASAFASSGFGALSGSTTSAFGAIGKESGGFGSGGSFATGAKSPLNASDNAKPLSPPSSTFGGSLAQKSAFTSTGDGGSGFGSGTSGFASPGTGGFGGGLGGTGFSTIGGGGLSSFASGKTLAPLGGATTLKPFGAGADPEEDAKAGDDGDKTGAKSPLATEKDEQHEQFYEQVMTTGEEDEVTEFTSRAKLYNFAPNPANNDKKEWRERGMGVLRLNVMKALSDDDQDQKPTARLLMRADGSHRVLLNSPIKKELTFGAPNGGKPTGGYLYFMGTIDGGLELLQLKLKQANALDLFEHIESLQKEM, encoded by the exons ATGGCCCACGAGAAAGAGCAGATCCCGCTGTCTGACACCGAAGGAGGAGAGGAGCGGACAGCACGAGAGCACTTGTCGAAGACGCATATCACGCATGACCAGAATGCACCACGCTCAGAATCTGCCTCTGCGAGAACGCTGGCACCAGAGGGCAACGGCAGCAACGGAGCGACGACCACTGGCGCTGCGCAGAGTCTACACCGCAAGCGCAGCCACGAAGAGATAGACGCCGACTCGCAAGAAAGATCGCAGCCTCCGCGACACCATGCCAGGAAGAGGTCACGCGATAGCACAGCGGAAGAAGACGAACTCAACAACGGTCAACGGAAGACCTCTGGCGAACGAGCACGAGACGGGAACGAGACAATAGAGGCGGACCACGAGCATGCACAAGTAAATGGCGCTGCAAAGCCACCTCGAGCGACAACACCAGATCGCCATGAGCAAAAGCGGGCAGAAGACGCAGCAGAAGCTGTCGCGAGTCCGAAAACTAAGAGAAGTCGGCTGCACTCTACCACAGCAGAAGACAAATACGTCGCGATTGCTCAGGCAGCGAACGCGGAAAAGATCGCCGAGTCAGCGGTGTCGGACTCGCAAGGAGATGTCAAGGCTGAAGGCACAACGAAGATACCTCCAACCAGTGGCTTCGCGAACGCCTCTGTAACATCACCGTTCGGTTCGTTATCAGGCAGCAAGTCCCCTATCAAGTCTCCCGCTTCCGAGGCACAAACTTCAGCAAGCGCCTTCGCATCCTCTGGCTTCGGTGCACTTTCAGGATCTACGACTTCTGCATTTGGCGCGATTGGGAAGGAGTCTGGCGGGTTCGGCTCTGGCGGGAGTTTCGCAACAGGGGCGAAAAGCCCTTTGAACGCAAGCGACAACGCAAAGCCTCTGTCACCACCATCAAGCACATTCGGTGGGTCTCTCGCTCAGAAGTCTGCCTTTACGAGTACGGGAGACGGCGGAAGCGGCTTCGGGTCAGGTACTTCCGGCTTTGCGTCGCCAGGAACTGGGGGATTTGGCGGCGGACTAGGAGGTACTGGGTTCAGCACCATTGGAGGTGGAGGTCTAAGCTCATTCGCGAGTGGTAAGACTCTCGCCCCACTTGGAGGTGCTACCACATTGAAGCCCTTTGGTGCGGGTGCCGACCCCGAAGAAGATGCCAAAGCTGGCGACGACGGAGACAAGACTGGAGCTAAGAGCCCGCTTGCTACCGAGAAGGACGAACAGCATGAGCAATTCTACGAGCAGGTCATGACTACCGGCGAAGAAGATGAGGTGACAGAATTTACCTCCAGAGCTAAGCTCTACAACTTCGCGCCTAATCCCGCCAATAATGACAAGAAAGAGTGGAGAGAAAGAGGCATGGGTGTGCTACGTCTCAATGTCATGAAAGCATTGTCGGATGATGATCAGGACCAGAAGCCAACGGCACGTCTGCTAATGCGAGCTGACGGCTCTCACCGCGTACTTCTGAACAGCCCGATCAAGAAGGAACTCACTTTTGGTGCGCCGAATGGTGGTAAGCCCACAGGTGGGTATCTTTACTTCATGGGTACGATCGACGGCGGCTTGGAACTTTTGCAGCTGAAG CTCAAACAAGCCAACGCTCTCGACCTCTTCGAACACATCGAAAGCCTGCAGAAAGAAATGTAA
- a CDS encoding Cytochrome P450 monooxygenase orf4 → MMSLAQAFFFVPIVLVGYLTLKTIYRLYLHPLSRYPGPKLAASTHLVEHYHELFNGPGGQFSQQYRQWHDTYGPIVRITPNELHIRDATFYETLYSPARPVRKVKNFGYRFNNEHTAFGAEDHALWKERRRQLDPFFSRKRIGNYVPNMQMKMNLLMKRLGQEYVGKVLSVTRMWECFAADNVVSFAFDRHYDFLKSPGFVSDVNEAVANMTGLTHWMSFDAVAVVVRSLPVGLVVRLVPGLRPVFEFWEAQEKQIKEVLDNYANGEKMGDTLFSSLLENGLADREKHLIFERLQSEAKSIVGAGSETTARSLSLATFHILDQPDIHQRLREELTNAIPDATVMPNWNQLSQLPYLSACIEETLRLSYGVSERRARAYDGGALLYRDGKQEWAIPPGTFVSMDNYDVSHDESIFPDSFSYIPERWLGNPKAPDGKLLNRYMVAFGKGARSCVGLQLAYAQLYGGLANFFRSELSERAEIHESSKADLEMAMCMFVPRPEPGTKGVRVLLHGKAQTVDKE, encoded by the exons ATGATGTCCCTCGCTCAAGCATTCTTCTTCGTCCCCATCGTGCTGGTGGGATATCTCACCCTCAAAACCATCTACCGCCTCTACCTCCACCCCCTCTCCCGTTACCCAGGCCCCAAACTCGCCGCCTCAACCCACCTCGTCGAACACTACCACGAACTCTTCAACGGCCCCGGCGGCCAATTCTCCCAACAATACCGCCAATGGCACGATACCTACGGCCCTATCGTCCGCATAACGCCCAACGAACTGCACATTCGTGATGCCACCTTTTACGAAACATTATACTCCCCAGCCCGTCCCGTCCGCAAGGTCAAAAATTTCGGGTATCGCTTCAATAACGAACACACCGCCTTCGGCGCCGAAGATCACGCTCTGTGGAAGGAGAGGAGAAGGCAGTTGGATCCTTTCTTTAGTAGGAAGAGGATCGGGAATTATGTCCCTAATATGCAGATGAAGATGAATCTCTTGATGAAGAGGCTGGGGCAGGAGTATGTAGGGAAGGTATTGAGTGTGACGAGGATGTGGGAGTGTTTTGCTGCGGATAATGTTGTGAGTTTTGCGTTTGATCGGCATTATGATTTTTTGAAGAGTCCCGGGTTTGTGAGTGATGTTAATGAAGCGGTGGCGAATATGACGGGTTTGACGCATTGGATGAGTTTTGATGCTGTGGCGGTTGTGGTGAGGAGTTTGCCGGTGGGCTTGGTGGTGAGGTTAGTGCCTGGATTGAGGCCGGTCTTTGAGTTTTGGGAG GCGCAGGAGAAGCAGATTAAGGAAGTGCTTGACAACTATGCCAACGGGGAGAAGATGGGTGATACGTTGTTCAGCTCGTTGCTTGAGAATGGCCTGGCCGATAGGGAGAAGCATTTGATCTTCGAGAGGTTGCAGTCTGAGGCGAAATCGATCGTTGGCGCCGGATCGGAGACGACAGCACGATCATTGTCGCTCGCCACTTTTCACATACTTGACCAGCCAGACATACACCAGAGGCTGCGGGAAGAGCTGACGAATGCTATACCTGATGCCACCGTGATGCCGAACTGGAACCAGCTCAGCCAATTGCCATATCTGTCTGCATGTATTGAGGAGACACTCCGACTTTCGTACGGGGTATCTGAACGGCGAGCTCGAGCTTACGACGGAGGCGCTCTGCTGTACCGTGACGGCAAGCAGGAGTGGGCAATACCGCCAGGAACATTCGTGTCGATGGACAATTACGATGTCTCGCACGACGAGTCCATCTTCCCAGACTCCTTCAGCTACATACCGGAGCGCTGGCTCGGCAACCCCAAAGCACCGGACGGAAAGCTTTTGAACCGATACATGGTGGCCTTTGGGAAGGGCGCAAGAAGCTGTGTAGGATTGCAGCTCGCGTATGCTCAGCTGTACGGCGGGCTGGCGAACTTCTTTCGATCGGAGCTGTCAGAGCGAGCGGAGATTCATGAGAGCAGTAAGGCTGATCTTGAGATGGCGATGTGTATGTTCGTTCCTAGGCCAGAGCCAGGGACCAAAGGCGTGAGAGTCTTACTTCATGGGAAGGCTCAGACTGTCGACAAGGAGTAA
- a CDS encoding Glutamate 5-kinase, with product MKKSHLTIVLKLGTSSIVDEKTHEPLLAVLSTIVETANSLRHDGHNVVICSSGAIGMALRQMNMDRRPKHLPQVQALAAIGQCKLMAMWDQLFSHMRQPVAQILLTRNDIADRTQYLNAQNTFHELLNMGVIPIVNENDTLSVQEIKFGDNDTLSAITAGMVHADYLFLMTDVDCLYDKNPRTNPNAKAIEVVEDIGDLSADTSSAGSSLGTGGMSTKIVAARLATAAGVTTVITKSSKPGNIAAIVRYVEAQKQASRSMENSAELSPKTNGHGGTDDHVQKTNIVNGSGSSLLDEPGLPPLHTRFVPHSNPIRDRYFWILHGLTSHGIVYIDQGACLALETKAGLLPAGIVDVEGTFGQHECVTLKALPHKESPLNEAEEVGKALVNYSAVEIKRIRGLRSSQIAEIIGYADSEYVAVRDSIALYTLVNSRPTTPVRDDFKRLSMGRLANYVDA from the coding sequence ATGAAGAAATCACACCTGACCATTGTGCTCAAGCTGGGAACCTCCTCGATCGTCGACGAGAAGACCCACGAACCTCTGCTCGCTGTGCTGTCTACGATCGTAGAGACGGCCAACAGCCTGCGCCATGACGGACACAACGTCGTTATATGCTCCTCGGGAGCCATTGGAATGGCACTTCGACAGATGAATATGGACCGCCGACCGAAGCACCTCCCACAGGTTCAAGCCCTTGCTGCAATAGGACAGTGCAAGCTCATGGCCATGTGGGATCAGCTCTTCTCGCACATGCGGCAGCCAGTCGCCCAGATCCTCCTCACGAGAAACGACATTGCCGACCGGACACAGTATCTGAACGCCCAGAACACCTTCCACGAGCTGCTGAATATGGGAGTCATACCGATTGTGAACGAGAACGATACGCTATCAGTGCAAGAAATCAAGTTTGGAGACAATGACACACTCAGCGCCATTACGGCAGGCATGGTGCATGCAGATTATCTGTTCCTGATGACGGACGTCGACTGCTTATACGACAAGAACCCTCGAACGAATCCAAATGCGAAGGCTATTGAAGTGGTGGAGGACATTGGCGACTTGTCAGCGGACACATCGAGTGCTGGAAGCTCGCTGGGCACAGGTGGTATGAGTACGAAGATAGTTGCTGCACGCTTGGCAACAGCAGCAGGCGTCACCACTGTCATCACAAAGAGCAGTAAGCCCGGGAACATCGCAGCTATCGTGCGGTACGTTGAGGCCCAGAAGCAAGCGTCTCGAAGCATGGAGAACAGTGCTGAGCTGTCGCCAAAGACCAATGGGCACGGTGGCACCGACGATCATGTCCAGAAGACCAATATCGTGAACGGCTCAGGCAGTTCCCTACTGGACGAGCCAGGCCTGCCACCACTCCACACTCGTTTTGTTCCACACTCGAATCCAATCCGAGATCGATACTTCTGGATTCTACACGGCCTCACATCTCACGGCATCGTCTACATAGATCAAGGTGCCTGTCTAGCACTTGAGACAAAGGCAGGTCTGTTGCCTGCCGGCATCGTCGACGTGGAAGGTACCTTCGGCCAACACGAATGTGTCACACTCAAGGCCCTTCCCCACAAGGAGTCTCCCTTGAATGAAGCCGAAGAGGTGGGGAAGGCTCTGGTCAACTACTCTGCCGTCGAGATCAAGCGAATCAGAGGGCTGAGGAGCAGCCAGATTGCAGAGATCATCGGCTATGCCGACTCTGAGTACGTGGCTGTGCGCGACAGCATCGCATTATATACTTTGGTGAACAGCCGACCCACTACCCCGGTGAGGGACGACTTCAAGCGTTTGAGCATGGGCAGACTCGCCAACTACGTGGATGCATGA